In a single window of the Coregonus clupeaformis isolate EN_2021a chromosome 10, ASM2061545v1, whole genome shotgun sequence genome:
- the romo1 gene encoding reactive oxygen species modulator 1, with protein MPVAVGPYGQQQPACFDRIKMGFMMGFAVGMAAGAMFGTFSCLRVGMRGRELMGGVGKTMMQSGGTFGTFMSIGMGIRC; from the exons ATGCCAGTGGCAGTAGGACCGTATGGCCAGCAACAGCCAGCCTGCTTTGACAGAATTAAAATGGGATTCATGATGGGCTTTGCTGTTGGGATGGCAGCTGGTGCCATGTTTGGAACCTTTTCCTGTCTAAG GGTTGGCATGAGAGGCAGAGAGCTGATGGGAGGAGTTGGGAAGACGATGATGCAGAGTGGAGGCACGTTTGGTACATTTATGTCCATTGGGATGGGCATTCGCTGCTGA